One stretch of Oncorhynchus keta strain PuntledgeMale-10-30-2019 chromosome 18, Oket_V2, whole genome shotgun sequence DNA includes these proteins:
- the LOC118377332 gene encoding extracellular calcium-sensing receptor-like isoform X2, with translation MRVRQYINLYLSIVMILNSSSLSLLLNYSSASSTSSSCRLREQFSLNGMYQKGDVILGGLFEVHYFTVFPELSFTSEPQQLYCEGFTSCGFQQAQTMAFAVDEINRNPDLLPNIKLGYQLYDDCQKLGVSLRAAMSLASGKEKEFLLDENCSGSPPVLGIVGDPGSTNSIAISSVLGLFRVPMVSHYATCSCLSDRGKYPSFFRTIPSDAFQVRAMIQILRRLGWTWVGLLFSDDDYGVHAARSFHSSLAESGGCVAYSQVLPKDNRPTELQRIVGEIKSSSARVVVVFSNEAYLLPLVDEVVVQNVKGLQWIASEAWSTSSVFHTPRLMPYLGGTLGIAIRHGEIPGLRDFLLSIRPDDHPDNNPGNNMFWEAVFGCRLEPPAGWVEAGGDVCTGQEDLRDVETNCGDLSELRPEYNVYKAVYALAHALHDLLQCVPGRGPFSGNRCASLQRLEHWQLVHYLERVNFTTGFGDRVSFDDNGDALAIYDILNWVWLQDGSIEVETVGVMDESAPTGQELTLDEDRIFWNFESRKPPRSVCSESCPPGTRVARKKGEPVCCFDCISCAEGEVSNTTDSAECLKCPEDFWSSPERDLCIPKGVEFLSYQESLGISLMTASLLGALICVVVLGIFTHYRNTPVVKANNSELSFLLLLSLKLCFLCSLLFIGRPRLWTCQLRHAAFGISFVLCVSCILVKTLVVLAVFRTSKPGGNASLKWFGAGQQRGTVLVLTSFQAAICTAWLVSASPTPHKNMRYHNDKIVYECVVGSVAGFGALLGYIGLLAFLSFLLAFLARNLPDNFNEAKFITFSMLIFCAVWISFVPAYISSPGKYADAVEIFAILASSFGILVALFGPKCYIILLRPERNTKKALMGRSSTKT, from the exons ATGAGGGTCAGGCAATATATTAACCTTTACCTATCTATAGTCATGATACTGAACTCCTCATCTCTGAGCCTTCTATTGAACTACTCCTCTGCCTCGTCCACTTCCTCGTCCTGTCGTCTGCGGGAGCAGTTCAGTCTGAATGGGATGTACCAGAAGGGTGATGTGATTCTGGGAGGTCTGTTTGAGGTCCACTACTTCACTGTGTTCCCTGAGCTATCTTTCACATCAGaaccccagcagctctactgtgAGGG TTTTACCAGTTGTGGTTTCCAGCAGGCCCAGACTATGGCGTTTGCAGTAGATGAAATCAACAGAAACCCTGACCTTCTGCCAAACATCAAGCTCGGATACCAGCTCTATGACGACTGCCAGAAGTTGGGCGTATCGCTCCGTGCTGCCATGTCATTGGCCAGTGGGAAAGAGAAAGAGTTCTTATTGGATGAGAATTGTTCTGGGTCACCCCCGGTGCTCGGGATTGTGGGAGACCCAGGGTCCACAAACTCCATCGCCATCTCCAGTGTCCTAGGGCTGTTCCGGGTTCCCATG GTGAGTCATTACGCCACGTGTTCCTGTCTGAGCGACCGGGGAAAATACCCATCCTTCTTCAGAACCATCCCCAGTGACGCCTTCCAG GTGCGAGCCATGATCCAGATCCTACGTCGCTTGGGTTGGACCTGGGTAGGGCTGCTGTTCAGTGATGATGACTACGGAGTTCATGCTGCCCGGTCCTTCCACTCAAGCCTGGCCGAGTCAGGGGGCTGTGTGGCCTATTCCCAGGTCCTGCCCAAAGACAACCGCCCCACTGAGCTGCAGAGGATCGTGGGAGAGATCAAGAGCTCCTCTGCTcgtgtggtggtggtgttctCCAACGAGGCCTACCTGCTCCCTCTGGTGGATGAG GTGGTGGTGCAGAATGTGAAGGGTCTCCAGTGGATCGCCAGTGAAGCCTGGAGCACTTCCTCTGTGTTTCACACCCCCCGTCTCATGCCCTACCTGGGGGGTACCCTGGGTATCGCCATCCGTCATGGAGAGATTCCCGGCCTCAGGGACTTCCTGCTTAGCATCCGCCCCGACGACCATCCTGACAATAACCCTGGAAACAACATG TTCTGGGAGGCTGTGTTTGGGTGCAGGTTGGAGCCCCCAGCAGGTTGGGTGGAGGCTGGGGGTGATGTATGTACAGGTCAGGAGGACCTGAGGGATGTGGAGACCAACTGTGGGGATTTATCTGAGCTCAGGCCGGAGTATAACGTGTATAAGGCAGTGTACGCCCTGGCCCATGCCCTGCATGACCTACTGCAGTGTGTGCCAGGGAGAGGACCTTTCAGTGGGAACCGCTGTGCCAGCCTACAGAGACTGGAGCACTGGCAG CTGGTCCATTACCTGGAGAGGGTTAACTTCACCACAGGGTTTGGCGATCGCGTTTCTTTCGATGACAACGGGGACGCCCTGGCCATCTATGACATCCTGAACTGGGTGTGGCTCCAGGACGGGAGCATAGAGGTGGAGACTGTGGGTGTGATGGACGAATCAGCCCCCACAGGACAAGAGCTCACACTGGACGAGGAcagaattttctggaattttgagTCAAGAAAG CCTCCACGATCAGTATGCAGTGAGAGCTGTCCCCCAGGCACCCGTGTAGCCAGGAAGAAGGGGGAGCCTGTCTGCTGCTTCGACTGCATCTCCTGTGCTGAGGGAGAGGTCAGCAACACAACAG aCTCGGCCGAGTGCTTGAAATGTCCAGAGGACTTCTGGTCCAGCCCGGAGCGTGACCTCTGCATCCCTAAGGGGGTTGAGTTCCTCTCCTACCAGGAATCCCTGGGCATCTCCTTGATGACCGCCTCGTTGTTAGGAGCCCTCATCTGTGTAGTGGTCCTCGGAATCTTCACCCACTACCGGAACACACCTGTTGTCAAGGCCAACAACTCTGAGCTCAGCTTCCTGCTTCTTCTGTCACTCAAACTCTGCTTCCTGTGCTCGCTGCTGTTCATTGGCCGGCCACGGCTGTGGACGTGTCAGCTGAGGCATGCAGCATTTGGTATCAGCTTTGTTCTCTGTGTCTCCTGTATACTGGTGAAGACTCTGGTGGTGCTGGCTGTGTTCAGGACCTCTAAGCCTGGGGGCAATGCCAGCCTGAAGTGGTTTGGTGCTGGGCAGCAGAGAGGAACAGTCCTGGTTCTCACCTCATTCCAGGCTGCTATCTGCACAGCCTGGCTGGTTTCAGCCTCTCCAACTCCACACAAAAACATGCGCTACCATAATGATAAGATTGTATATGAGTGTGTGGTGGGGTCGGTAGCAGGGTTCGGAGCGTTGTTAGGATACATCGGCCTGCTGGCGTTCCTTAGCTTCCTCTTGGCTTTCCTGGCTAGGAATCTTCCAGACAACTTCAACGAGGCCAAGTTCATCACCTTCAGCATGCTGATCTTCTGTGCTGTCTGGATATCCTTCGTCCCTGCCTACATCAGCTCTCCTGGGAAGTATGCAGATGCTGTGGAGATATTTGCCATCTTAGCTTCCAGCTTTGGCATCCTGGTGGCGCTGTTCGGCCCAAAGTGTTACATCATCCTGCTGAGGCCAGAGAGGAACACCAAGAAGGCTCTGATGGGCCGGTCCTCAACCAAGACATAG
- the LOC118377332 gene encoding extracellular calcium-sensing receptor-like isoform X1, with amino-acid sequence MRVRQYINLYLSIVMILNSSSLSLLLNYSSASSTSSSCRLREQFSLNGMYQKGDVILGGLFEVHYFTVFPELSFTSEPQQLYCEGFTSCGFQQAQTMAFAVDEINRNPDLLPNIKLGYQLYDDCQKLGVSLRAAMSLASGKEKEFLLDENCSGSPPVLGIVGDPGSTNSIAISSVLGLFRVPMVSHYATCSCLSDRGKYPSFFRTIPSDAFQVRAMIQILRRLGWTWVGLLFSDDDYGVHAARSFHSSLAESGGCVAYSQVLPKDNRPTELQRIVGEIKSSSARVVVVFSNEAYLLPLVDEVVVQNVKGLQWIASEAWSTSSVFHTPRLMPYLGGTLGIAIRHGEIPGLRDFLLSIRPDDHPDNNPGNNMVRQFWEAVFGCRLEPPAGWVEAGGDVCTGQEDLRDVETNCGDLSELRPEYNVYKAVYALAHALHDLLQCVPGRGPFSGNRCASLQRLEHWQLVHYLERVNFTTGFGDRVSFDDNGDALAIYDILNWVWLQDGSIEVETVGVMDESAPTGQELTLDEDRIFWNFESRKPPRSVCSESCPPGTRVARKKGEPVCCFDCISCAEGEVSNTTDSAECLKCPEDFWSSPERDLCIPKGVEFLSYQESLGISLMTASLLGALICVVVLGIFTHYRNTPVVKANNSELSFLLLLSLKLCFLCSLLFIGRPRLWTCQLRHAAFGISFVLCVSCILVKTLVVLAVFRTSKPGGNASLKWFGAGQQRGTVLVLTSFQAAICTAWLVSASPTPHKNMRYHNDKIVYECVVGSVAGFGALLGYIGLLAFLSFLLAFLARNLPDNFNEAKFITFSMLIFCAVWISFVPAYISSPGKYADAVEIFAILASSFGILVALFGPKCYIILLRPERNTKKALMGRSSTKT; translated from the exons ATGAGGGTCAGGCAATATATTAACCTTTACCTATCTATAGTCATGATACTGAACTCCTCATCTCTGAGCCTTCTATTGAACTACTCCTCTGCCTCGTCCACTTCCTCGTCCTGTCGTCTGCGGGAGCAGTTCAGTCTGAATGGGATGTACCAGAAGGGTGATGTGATTCTGGGAGGTCTGTTTGAGGTCCACTACTTCACTGTGTTCCCTGAGCTATCTTTCACATCAGaaccccagcagctctactgtgAGGG TTTTACCAGTTGTGGTTTCCAGCAGGCCCAGACTATGGCGTTTGCAGTAGATGAAATCAACAGAAACCCTGACCTTCTGCCAAACATCAAGCTCGGATACCAGCTCTATGACGACTGCCAGAAGTTGGGCGTATCGCTCCGTGCTGCCATGTCATTGGCCAGTGGGAAAGAGAAAGAGTTCTTATTGGATGAGAATTGTTCTGGGTCACCCCCGGTGCTCGGGATTGTGGGAGACCCAGGGTCCACAAACTCCATCGCCATCTCCAGTGTCCTAGGGCTGTTCCGGGTTCCCATG GTGAGTCATTACGCCACGTGTTCCTGTCTGAGCGACCGGGGAAAATACCCATCCTTCTTCAGAACCATCCCCAGTGACGCCTTCCAG GTGCGAGCCATGATCCAGATCCTACGTCGCTTGGGTTGGACCTGGGTAGGGCTGCTGTTCAGTGATGATGACTACGGAGTTCATGCTGCCCGGTCCTTCCACTCAAGCCTGGCCGAGTCAGGGGGCTGTGTGGCCTATTCCCAGGTCCTGCCCAAAGACAACCGCCCCACTGAGCTGCAGAGGATCGTGGGAGAGATCAAGAGCTCCTCTGCTcgtgtggtggtggtgttctCCAACGAGGCCTACCTGCTCCCTCTGGTGGATGAG GTGGTGGTGCAGAATGTGAAGGGTCTCCAGTGGATCGCCAGTGAAGCCTGGAGCACTTCCTCTGTGTTTCACACCCCCCGTCTCATGCCCTACCTGGGGGGTACCCTGGGTATCGCCATCCGTCATGGAGAGATTCCCGGCCTCAGGGACTTCCTGCTTAGCATCCGCCCCGACGACCATCCTGACAATAACCCTGGAAACAACATG GTGAGACAGTTCTGGGAGGCTGTGTTTGGGTGCAGGTTGGAGCCCCCAGCAGGTTGGGTGGAGGCTGGGGGTGATGTATGTACAGGTCAGGAGGACCTGAGGGATGTGGAGACCAACTGTGGGGATTTATCTGAGCTCAGGCCGGAGTATAACGTGTATAAGGCAGTGTACGCCCTGGCCCATGCCCTGCATGACCTACTGCAGTGTGTGCCAGGGAGAGGACCTTTCAGTGGGAACCGCTGTGCCAGCCTACAGAGACTGGAGCACTGGCAG CTGGTCCATTACCTGGAGAGGGTTAACTTCACCACAGGGTTTGGCGATCGCGTTTCTTTCGATGACAACGGGGACGCCCTGGCCATCTATGACATCCTGAACTGGGTGTGGCTCCAGGACGGGAGCATAGAGGTGGAGACTGTGGGTGTGATGGACGAATCAGCCCCCACAGGACAAGAGCTCACACTGGACGAGGAcagaattttctggaattttgagTCAAGAAAG CCTCCACGATCAGTATGCAGTGAGAGCTGTCCCCCAGGCACCCGTGTAGCCAGGAAGAAGGGGGAGCCTGTCTGCTGCTTCGACTGCATCTCCTGTGCTGAGGGAGAGGTCAGCAACACAACAG aCTCGGCCGAGTGCTTGAAATGTCCAGAGGACTTCTGGTCCAGCCCGGAGCGTGACCTCTGCATCCCTAAGGGGGTTGAGTTCCTCTCCTACCAGGAATCCCTGGGCATCTCCTTGATGACCGCCTCGTTGTTAGGAGCCCTCATCTGTGTAGTGGTCCTCGGAATCTTCACCCACTACCGGAACACACCTGTTGTCAAGGCCAACAACTCTGAGCTCAGCTTCCTGCTTCTTCTGTCACTCAAACTCTGCTTCCTGTGCTCGCTGCTGTTCATTGGCCGGCCACGGCTGTGGACGTGTCAGCTGAGGCATGCAGCATTTGGTATCAGCTTTGTTCTCTGTGTCTCCTGTATACTGGTGAAGACTCTGGTGGTGCTGGCTGTGTTCAGGACCTCTAAGCCTGGGGGCAATGCCAGCCTGAAGTGGTTTGGTGCTGGGCAGCAGAGAGGAACAGTCCTGGTTCTCACCTCATTCCAGGCTGCTATCTGCACAGCCTGGCTGGTTTCAGCCTCTCCAACTCCACACAAAAACATGCGCTACCATAATGATAAGATTGTATATGAGTGTGTGGTGGGGTCGGTAGCAGGGTTCGGAGCGTTGTTAGGATACATCGGCCTGCTGGCGTTCCTTAGCTTCCTCTTGGCTTTCCTGGCTAGGAATCTTCCAGACAACTTCAACGAGGCCAAGTTCATCACCTTCAGCATGCTGATCTTCTGTGCTGTCTGGATATCCTTCGTCCCTGCCTACATCAGCTCTCCTGGGAAGTATGCAGATGCTGTGGAGATATTTGCCATCTTAGCTTCCAGCTTTGGCATCCTGGTGGCGCTGTTCGGCCCAAAGTGTTACATCATCCTGCTGAGGCCAGAGAGGAACACCAAGAAGGCTCTGATGGGCCGGTCCTCAACCAAGACATAG
- the LOC118377332 gene encoding extracellular calcium-sensing receptor-like isoform X3 produces the protein MAFAVDEINRNPDLLPNIKLGYQLYDDCQKLGVSLRAAMSLASGKEKEFLLDENCSGSPPVLGIVGDPGSTNSIAISSVLGLFRVPMVSHYATCSCLSDRGKYPSFFRTIPSDAFQVRAMIQILRRLGWTWVGLLFSDDDYGVHAARSFHSSLAESGGCVAYSQVLPKDNRPTELQRIVGEIKSSSARVVVVFSNEAYLLPLVDEVVVQNVKGLQWIASEAWSTSSVFHTPRLMPYLGGTLGIAIRHGEIPGLRDFLLSIRPDDHPDNNPGNNMVRQFWEAVFGCRLEPPAGWVEAGGDVCTGQEDLRDVETNCGDLSELRPEYNVYKAVYALAHALHDLLQCVPGRGPFSGNRCASLQRLEHWQLVHYLERVNFTTGFGDRVSFDDNGDALAIYDILNWVWLQDGSIEVETVGVMDESAPTGQELTLDEDRIFWNFESRKPPRSVCSESCPPGTRVARKKGEPVCCFDCISCAEGEVSNTTDSAECLKCPEDFWSSPERDLCIPKGVEFLSYQESLGISLMTASLLGALICVVVLGIFTHYRNTPVVKANNSELSFLLLLSLKLCFLCSLLFIGRPRLWTCQLRHAAFGISFVLCVSCILVKTLVVLAVFRTSKPGGNASLKWFGAGQQRGTVLVLTSFQAAICTAWLVSASPTPHKNMRYHNDKIVYECVVGSVAGFGALLGYIGLLAFLSFLLAFLARNLPDNFNEAKFITFSMLIFCAVWISFVPAYISSPGKYADAVEIFAILASSFGILVALFGPKCYIILLRPERNTKKALMGRSSTKT, from the exons ATGGCGTTTGCAGTAGATGAAATCAACAGAAACCCTGACCTTCTGCCAAACATCAAGCTCGGATACCAGCTCTATGACGACTGCCAGAAGTTGGGCGTATCGCTCCGTGCTGCCATGTCATTGGCCAGTGGGAAAGAGAAAGAGTTCTTATTGGATGAGAATTGTTCTGGGTCACCCCCGGTGCTCGGGATTGTGGGAGACCCAGGGTCCACAAACTCCATCGCCATCTCCAGTGTCCTAGGGCTGTTCCGGGTTCCCATG GTGAGTCATTACGCCACGTGTTCCTGTCTGAGCGACCGGGGAAAATACCCATCCTTCTTCAGAACCATCCCCAGTGACGCCTTCCAG GTGCGAGCCATGATCCAGATCCTACGTCGCTTGGGTTGGACCTGGGTAGGGCTGCTGTTCAGTGATGATGACTACGGAGTTCATGCTGCCCGGTCCTTCCACTCAAGCCTGGCCGAGTCAGGGGGCTGTGTGGCCTATTCCCAGGTCCTGCCCAAAGACAACCGCCCCACTGAGCTGCAGAGGATCGTGGGAGAGATCAAGAGCTCCTCTGCTcgtgtggtggtggtgttctCCAACGAGGCCTACCTGCTCCCTCTGGTGGATGAG GTGGTGGTGCAGAATGTGAAGGGTCTCCAGTGGATCGCCAGTGAAGCCTGGAGCACTTCCTCTGTGTTTCACACCCCCCGTCTCATGCCCTACCTGGGGGGTACCCTGGGTATCGCCATCCGTCATGGAGAGATTCCCGGCCTCAGGGACTTCCTGCTTAGCATCCGCCCCGACGACCATCCTGACAATAACCCTGGAAACAACATG GTGAGACAGTTCTGGGAGGCTGTGTTTGGGTGCAGGTTGGAGCCCCCAGCAGGTTGGGTGGAGGCTGGGGGTGATGTATGTACAGGTCAGGAGGACCTGAGGGATGTGGAGACCAACTGTGGGGATTTATCTGAGCTCAGGCCGGAGTATAACGTGTATAAGGCAGTGTACGCCCTGGCCCATGCCCTGCATGACCTACTGCAGTGTGTGCCAGGGAGAGGACCTTTCAGTGGGAACCGCTGTGCCAGCCTACAGAGACTGGAGCACTGGCAG CTGGTCCATTACCTGGAGAGGGTTAACTTCACCACAGGGTTTGGCGATCGCGTTTCTTTCGATGACAACGGGGACGCCCTGGCCATCTATGACATCCTGAACTGGGTGTGGCTCCAGGACGGGAGCATAGAGGTGGAGACTGTGGGTGTGATGGACGAATCAGCCCCCACAGGACAAGAGCTCACACTGGACGAGGAcagaattttctggaattttgagTCAAGAAAG CCTCCACGATCAGTATGCAGTGAGAGCTGTCCCCCAGGCACCCGTGTAGCCAGGAAGAAGGGGGAGCCTGTCTGCTGCTTCGACTGCATCTCCTGTGCTGAGGGAGAGGTCAGCAACACAACAG aCTCGGCCGAGTGCTTGAAATGTCCAGAGGACTTCTGGTCCAGCCCGGAGCGTGACCTCTGCATCCCTAAGGGGGTTGAGTTCCTCTCCTACCAGGAATCCCTGGGCATCTCCTTGATGACCGCCTCGTTGTTAGGAGCCCTCATCTGTGTAGTGGTCCTCGGAATCTTCACCCACTACCGGAACACACCTGTTGTCAAGGCCAACAACTCTGAGCTCAGCTTCCTGCTTCTTCTGTCACTCAAACTCTGCTTCCTGTGCTCGCTGCTGTTCATTGGCCGGCCACGGCTGTGGACGTGTCAGCTGAGGCATGCAGCATTTGGTATCAGCTTTGTTCTCTGTGTCTCCTGTATACTGGTGAAGACTCTGGTGGTGCTGGCTGTGTTCAGGACCTCTAAGCCTGGGGGCAATGCCAGCCTGAAGTGGTTTGGTGCTGGGCAGCAGAGAGGAACAGTCCTGGTTCTCACCTCATTCCAGGCTGCTATCTGCACAGCCTGGCTGGTTTCAGCCTCTCCAACTCCACACAAAAACATGCGCTACCATAATGATAAGATTGTATATGAGTGTGTGGTGGGGTCGGTAGCAGGGTTCGGAGCGTTGTTAGGATACATCGGCCTGCTGGCGTTCCTTAGCTTCCTCTTGGCTTTCCTGGCTAGGAATCTTCCAGACAACTTCAACGAGGCCAAGTTCATCACCTTCAGCATGCTGATCTTCTGTGCTGTCTGGATATCCTTCGTCCCTGCCTACATCAGCTCTCCTGGGAAGTATGCAGATGCTGTGGAGATATTTGCCATCTTAGCTTCCAGCTTTGGCATCCTGGTGGCGCTGTTCGGCCCAAAGTGTTACATCATCCTGCTGAGGCCAGAGAGGAACACCAAGAAGGCTCTGATGGGCCGGTCCTCAACCAAGACATAG